Proteins encoded within one genomic window of Citricoccus muralis:
- a CDS encoding VOC family protein, whose translation MPAALHPYLNFNGNAREAFDFYGEALGGTPTYATFGEFGALPEGHPGMDLIMHGSLEVSDLIRLYVSDYIEGMTPDGFVVGNNVTLSLMGDDEETLRSAFEKLSAGGTVQMPLEKQMWGDTYGAFTDRFGVNWQVNISSPAGE comes from the coding sequence ATGCCCGCAGCACTGCACCCGTATCTCAACTTCAACGGCAACGCCCGCGAGGCGTTCGATTTCTACGGCGAAGCCCTCGGCGGCACTCCCACTTACGCCACCTTCGGCGAGTTCGGCGCCCTGCCCGAGGGACACCCGGGCATGGATCTGATCATGCACGGCTCCCTCGAGGTCTCCGATCTCATTCGGCTCTACGTGTCCGACTACATCGAGGGAATGACCCCGGACGGTTTCGTGGTGGGCAACAATGTGACCCTCTCCTTGATGGGCGACGACGAGGAGACGCTGCGCTCCGCCTTCGAGAAGCTCTCCGCGGGCGGAACCGTCCAGATGCCCCTGGAAAAGCAGATGTGGGGCGACACCTACGGCGCGTTCACCGACCGGTTCGGTGTGAACTGGCAGGTCAACATCAGCTCGCCTGCTGGCGAGTAA
- a CDS encoding acyl-CoA thioesterase yields the protein MTASTAPANAFTCDLEVRWSDQDLNGHVNNARVLTLAEEARVRADTAWSGTGSAGVGGRVVRNLEVEFARALHYGRPVRATVWVGRIGRTSYTICHELSQQGQLCVYAECVMVNLDAETGRPAELDADARQVLTRQQAS from the coding sequence ATGACTGCGAGCACCGCGCCCGCGAATGCTTTCACCTGTGACCTGGAGGTGCGCTGGTCAGATCAGGATCTCAACGGCCACGTCAACAACGCCCGCGTGCTCACCCTGGCCGAGGAGGCCCGGGTGCGAGCCGACACGGCGTGGTCGGGCACGGGCAGTGCTGGAGTCGGCGGCCGCGTGGTGCGCAATCTTGAGGTGGAATTCGCTCGCGCCCTGCACTATGGGCGCCCGGTTCGGGCAACCGTCTGGGTGGGGCGCATTGGCCGTACGTCGTACACCATCTGCCACGAGTTGTCTCAACAGGGACAGCTCTGCGTGTATGCCGAATGTGTGATGGTGAACCTCGACGCCGAGACCGGCCGCCCGGCCGAGCTGGATGCCGACGCCAGGCAGGTGCTTACTCGCCAGCAGGCGAGCTGA
- a CDS encoding CaiB/BaiF CoA transferase family protein, translating to MASAGPLSGVVVADFSRVLAGPYCTMLLADLGATVIKVESPGGDDTRGWIPPQRDGVSTYYLSVNRNKQSIVLDLKNQDDLNMAHQIIDRADVFVENFKPGGLQQFGLDAESVAERWPHLIHASITGFGTHGGASMPGYDLLAQAVSGMMHVTGSADGPPQRAGVAIFDVVAGLHAAVGILASLIDRGGTAKGQHVSLNLLSSALSSLVNQSEGAVAAGNSPVRMGNEHPSLFPYGPFRTRDRDIVICCGNDAQFRRLVECLRRSDLADDPRFTTMEQRNAQRADLRAALETALDAATAEEWFERLQRAGVPCSPILTVQEGVRFAEDLGLEPVVDAGAGVDTVPTVRNPIGMSRTPPRYDKAPPALGADAAEVEAWILRTPPRADRRA from the coding sequence ATGGCGTCCGCCGGACCCCTGTCCGGCGTGGTTGTCGCCGACTTCAGCCGCGTTCTCGCCGGTCCGTACTGCACCATGTTGCTCGCAGATCTCGGCGCCACGGTGATCAAGGTCGAGTCCCCGGGTGGTGATGACACCCGGGGATGGATTCCTCCGCAGCGTGATGGCGTGAGTACCTACTATCTGTCGGTGAACCGAAATAAGCAGTCCATCGTGCTTGACTTGAAAAATCAGGACGACCTGAACATGGCTCATCAGATCATCGATCGTGCTGACGTGTTCGTGGAGAATTTCAAACCAGGTGGTCTCCAGCAGTTTGGCCTCGACGCAGAGTCAGTGGCCGAACGCTGGCCTCACCTCATCCACGCGTCCATTACCGGATTCGGCACCCACGGCGGGGCATCCATGCCCGGCTATGACCTGCTGGCCCAAGCCGTTTCCGGAATGATGCATGTCACCGGTAGCGCGGATGGGCCTCCGCAGCGCGCCGGAGTCGCGATTTTTGACGTCGTGGCCGGACTTCATGCTGCCGTGGGGATCCTTGCGTCACTGATCGATCGGGGCGGCACCGCGAAGGGCCAGCACGTAAGCCTGAATCTGTTGTCTTCGGCGCTGTCGAGCCTGGTCAACCAGTCCGAAGGAGCGGTGGCCGCGGGCAACTCCCCGGTGCGTATGGGCAATGAGCACCCCAGCCTGTTCCCGTACGGTCCCTTCCGAACCCGCGACCGCGATATCGTCATCTGCTGCGGCAACGACGCTCAATTCCGCCGTCTTGTCGAGTGTTTGCGGCGCAGTGATCTCGCCGATGATCCACGCTTCACCACGATGGAACAGCGTAACGCCCAGCGTGCTGACCTGCGGGCCGCCCTGGAGACTGCACTGGATGCCGCCACCGCAGAGGAATGGTTCGAGCGCCTTCAGCGGGCGGGGGTTCCGTGTTCACCCATCCTGACGGTCCAAGAAGGCGTCCGGTTCGCTGAGGATCTCGGCCTGGAGCCCGTGGTCGACGCGGGCGCCGGAGTTGACACTGTTCCCACCGTGCGCAACCCGATCGGGATGAGCCGCACCCCGCCCCGCTACGACAAGGCTCCACCCGCATTGGGAGCTGACGCCGCCGAAGTTGAAGCATGGATTCTGCGCACCCCGCCGCGTGCTGACCGCCGGGCGTGA
- a CDS encoding LysR substrate-binding domain-containing protein produces the protein MEVHQAEAFLTLAEELHFGRAAERLRIAQPPLSRLIKQLEKELGASLFERTTRSVTLTAAGEALVKPAQTLIRAAENARRVVQNTVTGEMGQVDIGFAGASTQRIVGALAREVRKNHHGVSLDFHSAQFSHTGLQRVLDGSLDLAIGRWDFVPAEVDSHVLTVEEALVVVPSGHRLANEHEVRMKDLTNDPWVTLPSGLGAALQNRLNSLAMAAGFSPRVVQTAPDSWTLLVLVAAGMGNALTLDSVRDNATTDGVSFVKVAGGHTSLELRLIWRKTNKNPAHPRILQAAHRLYPATAN, from the coding sequence ATGGAAGTTCATCAGGCGGAAGCCTTCCTCACGCTCGCCGAGGAACTTCACTTCGGACGGGCCGCCGAGCGCCTGCGTATTGCCCAGCCGCCGTTGAGCCGTTTGATCAAGCAATTGGAGAAGGAGCTCGGCGCTTCACTCTTCGAACGGACCACCCGCTCCGTCACCCTGACGGCAGCAGGGGAGGCTCTAGTGAAACCCGCACAGACACTGATTCGAGCCGCAGAAAACGCGCGTCGTGTCGTGCAAAATACGGTGACGGGTGAGATGGGTCAGGTCGATATCGGTTTCGCAGGCGCTTCAACGCAGAGGATCGTCGGCGCGCTGGCTCGGGAAGTGCGCAAGAACCACCACGGCGTCAGTCTTGATTTTCATTCCGCGCAGTTCTCGCACACCGGTCTTCAACGTGTGCTCGATGGATCATTGGATCTCGCTATCGGCCGCTGGGATTTCGTCCCCGCCGAGGTTGATTCACATGTACTGACGGTGGAGGAAGCCCTCGTCGTTGTCCCCTCTGGTCACCGGTTAGCCAATGAGCACGAGGTCCGCATGAAAGACCTAACGAACGACCCTTGGGTGACCCTGCCTTCCGGGCTCGGCGCCGCGCTACAGAATCGACTCAATTCTTTAGCCATGGCCGCCGGCTTCTCGCCCAGAGTCGTGCAGACTGCGCCGGACTCGTGGACTCTGTTGGTCCTGGTGGCCGCTGGCATGGGAAACGCGCTCACCTTGGATTCTGTGCGCGACAATGCCACTACCGACGGCGTCTCCTTTGTGAAAGTCGCTGGCGGGCACACCTCATTGGAGCTGCGCCTGATCTGGCGGAAGACCAACAAGAACCCGGCGCATCCCCGGATCTTGCAGGCCGCTCACCGGCTCTACCCCGCCACGGCCAACTGA
- a CDS encoding acyl-CoA dehydrogenase family protein, producing the protein MPKHVTDLMNIEGQLSTSELEVRDAVADFVDRRVRPNIGTWFDEAVLPTELLPEMAELGLFGMHLQGYGCAGKSATEYGIAMQEMEAGDSGLRTVVSVQGSLAMSAIYKNGSEEQKQTWLPRMAAGEVIGCFGLTEPTAGSDPSTMATRAVWRDGAWVLSGAKRWIGLASIAQVAIIWAQVSHDDARAAGALDESTVKEGVTETVRGFIVPTDSTGFTATPITQKLSMRASLQCDIELTDVELGPESLLTENPGLRGPFGCLNEARYGIAWGAMGAARDSVEAAIDYAGQRLQFDKPLSGYQLTQKKLADMTVELNKGQLLALQLGRAKDAGTLENHMISVAKLANCRAAIEICREARTIFGGNGITTDYSPLRHANNLESVRTYEGTDEVHTLILGHQLTGVPAFR; encoded by the coding sequence ATGCCGAAGCACGTCACCGATCTCATGAACATCGAGGGTCAGCTCTCCACCTCCGAGCTGGAGGTCCGCGACGCGGTGGCCGATTTCGTGGACCGCCGGGTCCGTCCGAACATCGGCACCTGGTTCGATGAGGCGGTACTGCCCACCGAGTTGCTGCCCGAGATGGCCGAGCTCGGGCTCTTCGGCATGCACCTTCAGGGGTACGGCTGCGCCGGAAAATCTGCCACCGAGTACGGCATCGCCATGCAGGAGATGGAAGCCGGTGATTCGGGACTGCGCACCGTCGTATCGGTACAGGGCTCGCTGGCCATGTCCGCTATCTACAAAAATGGCTCCGAGGAGCAAAAGCAGACCTGGCTGCCGCGGATGGCCGCCGGCGAGGTGATCGGCTGCTTCGGCCTCACCGAGCCCACCGCAGGCTCGGATCCTTCCACCATGGCGACACGCGCGGTGTGGCGCGACGGCGCCTGGGTGCTCTCCGGCGCCAAGCGCTGGATCGGCCTGGCGTCCATCGCTCAGGTGGCGATCATCTGGGCCCAGGTCTCTCACGACGACGCGCGCGCCGCGGGCGCGTTGGATGAGTCCACTGTCAAGGAGGGTGTGACCGAAACGGTGCGCGGGTTCATCGTGCCCACGGATTCCACCGGATTCACCGCTACCCCGATCACCCAGAAGCTGTCGATGCGCGCCTCCCTGCAGTGCGACATCGAACTCACCGACGTCGAGCTCGGCCCGGAGTCTCTCCTCACCGAGAACCCCGGGCTGCGCGGCCCGTTCGGCTGCCTCAACGAGGCCCGCTACGGCATCGCCTGGGGCGCGATGGGTGCGGCCCGCGACTCCGTTGAAGCCGCGATCGACTATGCGGGACAGCGCCTGCAGTTCGACAAGCCGCTGTCGGGATACCAGCTGACCCAGAAGAAGCTGGCCGATATGACCGTGGAACTGAACAAGGGTCAATTGTTGGCACTGCAGCTGGGTCGCGCCAAGGACGCCGGCACCCTGGAGAACCACATGATCTCGGTGGCGAAGCTCGCGAACTGTCGGGCGGCAATCGAGATCTGCCGCGAGGCGCGCACGATCTTCGGCGGCAATGGCATCACCACCGACTATTCACCGCTACGGCACGCGAACAACCTGGAATCGGTGCGCACCTACGAGGGCACCGACGAGGTGCACACCCTGATCTTGGGTCACCAGCTCACGGGCGTGCCTGCGTTCCGCTGA
- a CDS encoding SDR family oxidoreductase, with product MRIAVLGATGTLGSLIVRELEYRAHEAVPIHRGMGVDVTDDRDRLIDAFTDCDVVIDTLNMTTLNAARAREFFTTAAVEVMAAVQAAQVPHVVVVSIAEADRPAVGRGYPYYAAKAAQERAYRGHSRGRTALTVIRSTQWFELVPVMVSMAAAGPVVALPVMKMAPVSVSSVARILVDRLEDAERWPGHPPRTVTVHGPQELTALRVAEAMQAADRLPGAENQKLIEIPYLGPTIASGGLIPQQGIIDSVTLREWLDTADTAVDAAES from the coding sequence ATGCGCATCGCCGTCCTGGGAGCGACCGGAACCCTCGGTTCATTGATCGTCCGCGAGCTGGAGTACCGCGCTCACGAGGCGGTGCCGATCCACCGGGGCATGGGGGTCGATGTCACGGATGATCGCGACCGGCTCATTGATGCGTTCACCGACTGTGACGTAGTGATCGACACGCTGAACATGACGACCCTGAACGCGGCCCGAGCCCGCGAGTTCTTCACGACGGCGGCCGTGGAAGTCATGGCTGCCGTGCAGGCCGCCCAGGTGCCGCACGTGGTGGTGGTCTCGATTGCTGAGGCCGACCGACCTGCAGTGGGGCGTGGCTACCCGTACTACGCGGCGAAAGCGGCCCAGGAGCGCGCATATCGTGGGCACAGCCGTGGGCGCACCGCACTCACCGTGATCCGTTCTACCCAGTGGTTCGAACTGGTCCCGGTGATGGTGTCCATGGCGGCGGCCGGCCCGGTGGTGGCGCTGCCGGTGATGAAAATGGCACCGGTGTCGGTCTCGAGTGTGGCCCGGATTCTGGTGGACCGGCTCGAAGACGCCGAGCGCTGGCCGGGCCACCCGCCGCGCACGGTGACCGTGCACGGCCCCCAGGAGCTCACCGCCCTGCGCGTGGCAGAAGCCATGCAAGCCGCGGATCGGCTGCCGGGCGCGGAGAACCAGAAGCTGATCGAGATCCCCTACCTGGGGCCGACCATCGCCTCCGGTGGACTCATCCCGCAGCAAGGCATCATCGATAGCGTCACCTTGCGTGAATGGCTGGACACCGCCGACACTGCCGTCGACGCCGCTGAGTCCTGA
- a CDS encoding NUDIX hydrolase produces the protein MSAVPGTITVSAVVVRRNDGAVALVRKRGTDSFMFPGGKPEPGESPCETAVRELLEETGIRVAPEHLQYQGSRLTSAANEPGWDLHAEMFVLPAPAWAGQELRVRAEIEEQTWVIPGTKTAPGITLAPLSREVLSASE, from the coding sequence ATGAGCGCAGTCCCCGGAACGATCACCGTCTCCGCTGTCGTGGTGCGTCGTAACGACGGCGCGGTGGCCCTGGTGCGCAAACGCGGCACCGACTCCTTCATGTTCCCCGGTGGCAAGCCCGAACCCGGCGAGAGCCCGTGCGAGACGGCGGTCCGCGAGCTGCTCGAGGAAACCGGCATCCGTGTGGCCCCGGAGCACCTGCAGTACCAGGGGAGTCGTCTGACCAGCGCAGCGAACGAGCCCGGCTGGGACCTGCACGCCGAGATGTTCGTACTTCCCGCCCCCGCTTGGGCCGGACAGGAGTTGCGGGTGCGCGCTGAAATCGAGGAACAGACATGGGTGATCCCGGGAACGAAAACCGCTCCCGGGATCACTCTCGCCCCGCTGTCTCGCGAGGTACTCAGCGCGTCTGAATGA
- a CDS encoding LysE/ArgO family amino acid transporter, translating to MTFLVTGFFTALALVVAIGAQSAYVLRQSIRRDRVALIVTICLVSDVILIFAGTAGVGVISEQAPWLLMVLKWAGVAYLIGFAAMSFRSAWRPRAAGLSADDTPAPAPSTNTGSEAAPRDGGGTAVLTQPTTQQMTVVVGRSTPRKTSLRNVVLAALSVSLLNPHAILDTVVLLGTVANSFGDQRWMFAVGAVLASSLWLGVLTVGGRALSPVLDTPRTWRIIDFSVGCIMLAIVTTLILH from the coding sequence ATGACCTTCCTCGTGACCGGATTCTTCACTGCTCTCGCCCTCGTCGTCGCCATCGGGGCGCAGTCGGCGTATGTGCTGCGTCAGTCCATCCGGCGAGACCGGGTGGCGCTGATTGTGACGATCTGTCTGGTCTCGGACGTGATCCTCATCTTCGCCGGCACCGCCGGGGTGGGCGTGATTTCGGAGCAAGCGCCGTGGCTGCTCATGGTGCTGAAGTGGGCCGGGGTGGCCTACCTGATCGGCTTCGCCGCCATGTCATTCCGCTCCGCCTGGCGTCCGAGGGCCGCCGGGCTCTCAGCGGACGACACCCCGGCGCCGGCGCCGTCGACGAATACCGGCTCCGAAGCAGCGCCTCGCGACGGCGGCGGCACTGCGGTGCTCACCCAGCCGACCACCCAGCAGATGACCGTGGTGGTGGGCCGCAGTACCCCGCGGAAAACCTCGCTGCGCAACGTTGTGCTGGCTGCGCTGTCGGTCTCGCTGCTGAATCCGCACGCCATTCTCGACACCGTGGTGCTGCTGGGGACCGTGGCCAACTCCTTCGGTGACCAGCGCTGGATGTTCGCCGTCGGCGCGGTGCTAGCCTCGTCGCTGTGGCTCGGCGTGCTGACCGTGGGCGGGCGCGCGCTCTCGCCGGTGCTCGATACCCCGCGTACTTGGCGGATCATCGATTTCTCGGTGGGCTGCATCATGCTCGCCATCGTCACCACGCTGATCCTGCATTGA
- a CDS encoding ArgP/LysG family DNA-binding transcriptional regulator has translation MNTDHLRALAAAVDEGTFDAASALLGISGSAFSQRIKALERDAGQVLLARTIPVTATPAGEKMLRLARQVIALEDDTRRALGRGTGGRTVLPVAVNADSLATWFVEVLRQAATWDDAVLQLHMEDQEHTHDLLRSGAVVAAITEHPTPVSGCTVTRLGTMDYYPAAATALLNQFRDGDGSPDFGHLPVIDFGTRDGLQRSRLSEHARTIGVPRLDPPRHLVPSSEAYLRAVEAGLGWGMLLTDQIPPSVTEGTHPDLELITALNPSRVTLHWQRWTSGTPALDRLTEAVHLAARHMR, from the coding sequence ATGAACACGGATCACCTGCGTGCGCTGGCTGCCGCTGTGGATGAGGGCACCTTCGACGCCGCCTCCGCCCTGCTCGGCATCTCCGGCTCCGCCTTCTCCCAGCGCATCAAGGCGCTCGAGCGCGACGCCGGGCAGGTGCTGCTGGCTCGCACCATCCCGGTCACCGCCACCCCGGCCGGGGAAAAGATGCTGCGCCTAGCCCGTCAGGTCATCGCCTTGGAAGACGACACCCGACGCGCCCTGGGCCGGGGCACCGGTGGGCGAACCGTGCTGCCGGTGGCGGTCAACGCGGATTCACTAGCTACTTGGTTCGTCGAGGTGCTACGCCAGGCCGCCACCTGGGACGACGCCGTGCTGCAGCTACACATGGAGGATCAGGAGCACACCCACGACCTGCTGCGATCCGGGGCTGTGGTTGCCGCGATCACCGAACATCCGACTCCGGTAAGCGGCTGCACCGTCACCCGCCTGGGTACCATGGACTACTACCCAGCGGCGGCCACCGCCCTGCTGAATCAGTTTCGCGACGGCGACGGCAGCCCCGACTTCGGACACCTCCCAGTGATCGACTTCGGAACCCGCGACGGCTTACAACGATCCCGGTTATCCGAGCACGCCCGCACGATCGGAGTACCGCGGCTCGACCCGCCGCGCCACCTGGTGCCATCCTCCGAGGCGTATCTGCGCGCCGTCGAGGCCGGCCTGGGCTGGGGCATGCTGCTCACCGATCAGATCCCACCCAGCGTTACCGAAGGCACCCACCCTGATCTGGAGCTGATCACCGCGCTGAACCCCTCCCGAGTCACCCTGCACTGGCAACGCTGGACCTCCGGCACCCCCGCCTTGGACCGCCTCACCGAGGCAGTCCACCTGGCCGCCCGCCACATGCGCTGA
- a CDS encoding NAD(P)-dependent alcohol dehydrogenase yields the protein MQITAAITRGTGEPFEITTLELDDPRAGEVQVKLTATGICHTDAIVRDQVYPTPLPAVLGHEGAGVVEKVGEGVTTVAPGDKVVLGFNSCGSCQQCLGGMPAYCQHFYDYNFSGTRPDGTTALSDGETAVSSHFFGQSSFASHANVSARSVVKVDDDAPLELLGPLGCGLMTGAGSIINSLSVGAGESVAIFGTGAVGSAAIMAAAAVGATTIIAIDLVDSRLERAREYGATHTINSGSEDLTARLAEITAEQGVNVALDTTGITAVTRQAADAVGIKGRVGLVGAPALGDEATFEVGASLLKGWSFRTIIEGDAVPQDFIPRLVHLWRNGQFPIEKLIKTYPLDQINQAFEDSKSGETIKPIVTF from the coding sequence ATGCAGATCACCGCCGCCATCACCCGGGGCACCGGAGAACCCTTCGAGATCACCACCCTGGAGCTGGATGACCCCCGCGCCGGGGAAGTGCAGGTCAAACTCACCGCCACCGGCATCTGCCACACCGACGCCATCGTGCGCGACCAGGTCTACCCCACTCCCCTGCCCGCCGTACTCGGCCACGAGGGCGCCGGCGTCGTCGAGAAGGTCGGCGAGGGCGTCACCACCGTAGCCCCCGGGGACAAAGTAGTGCTGGGGTTCAACTCCTGCGGCTCCTGCCAGCAGTGCCTCGGCGGCATGCCCGCCTACTGCCAGCACTTCTACGACTACAACTTCTCCGGCACCCGCCCCGATGGCACCACCGCCCTCTCCGATGGCGAAACCGCCGTTTCGTCCCACTTCTTCGGTCAGTCTTCCTTCGCCAGCCACGCCAACGTCTCCGCTCGCTCCGTGGTGAAGGTCGACGACGACGCCCCGCTCGAGCTGCTTGGCCCTCTGGGCTGCGGGCTGATGACCGGCGCGGGTTCCATCATCAACTCGCTGTCCGTGGGGGCCGGTGAGTCCGTGGCGATCTTCGGCACCGGTGCCGTGGGCTCCGCCGCCATCATGGCGGCTGCCGCCGTGGGTGCCACCACCATCATTGCCATCGACCTGGTGGATTCCCGCCTGGAGCGCGCCCGCGAGTACGGCGCCACCCACACCATCAACTCCGGTTCCGAAGATCTCACCGCGCGCCTGGCCGAGATCACCGCCGAGCAGGGCGTCAACGTTGCCCTGGACACCACCGGGATCACCGCGGTGACCCGCCAAGCGGCCGATGCGGTGGGCATTAAGGGTCGCGTCGGACTGGTCGGCGCACCGGCACTGGGCGATGAGGCCACCTTCGAGGTGGGTGCCTCACTGCTGAAGGGGTGGTCGTTCCGCACCATCATCGAGGGTGACGCCGTGCCGCAGGACTTCATTCCGCGGCTGGTGCACCTGTGGCGCAACGGACAATTCCCGATCGAGAAGCTGATCAAGACCTACCCGCTGGATCAGATCAACCAGGCTTTCGAAGATTCGAAGTCGGGTGAGACGATCAAGCCGATCGTCACCTTCTGA